The genomic region GGTCACGGCGCTCACGAAGCATGACTTCCTCGAGGCCTACCAGGTCAGGGAAGTGCTCGAGGCGCTGGCCGTCCGGCTGGCAGTCCCTCGCATGTCCGACGACGAGCTCGATGCACTCGAGGGTCCGATCGAGGAGATGCTGCGCTGCTCCGCTCGTGCGGACGACACGGGGTTCTTCGAGGCCAATGCCGCCTTCCACGAGGCGTTCGTGGTCGCTTCCGGGAACACCAAGCTCGTCGAGGTCTACCGCCGACTCATCGGACAGATGGGACCCTACCGACGACCGTCCGCATTGCTGCGGGGCAGTCTCGACCGATCGATCGCCGAGCACCAGGGGATCATGGACGCGGCTCGAGCACGAGATGGCGAGCGCGCTGCGTCGTTGGTGCTCGACCACATCCGCATCCCGCAGAGGCGGCTCGAGAGCCTGTCCGAAGAGGAATTCGCCGAGGAGAACCTGCTGAGGTTTCAGCAGGCGTCGCCACGACCGAGCGCC from Chloroflexota bacterium harbors:
- a CDS encoding GntR family transcriptional regulator, with product MGDFDNKTLRERVYAHLKEEILDNRIAPGSVLQEVPLAESLGVSRGPIREALGSLAAEGLVTITPRRGAVVTALTKHDFLEAYQVREVLEALAVRLAVPRMSDDELDALEGPIEEMLRCSARADDTGFFEANAAFHEAFVVASGNTKLVEVYRRLIGQMGPYRRPSALLRGSLDRSIAEHQGIMDAARARDGERAASLVLDHIRIPQRRLESLSEEEFAEENLLRFQQASPRPSAGIDASGISIPEG